A part of Deinococcus sp. KNUC1210 genomic DNA contains:
- a CDS encoding O-antigen ligase, producing the protein MVAPLVALGLPALRQLPRPILLILGLYALSQQLPALLSPEPLVASLLTLGRTLLMLGLIGVGVLLRSSERLRPVAIGLGLIYITAIIYSAAGGADLLISRLGHPYMTAIALGLAGAYGVWVALFAGGSVWWRLPLAVTGLGVMLLSGSRGPLVAMLVGAVAGSVIRRGRRVVIGLLLGSALLVGGVLAGERLGLDAVTRLDSTDTTGRDVVWYNTLTMIRAYPWAGVGSYRLGKYLGGPDERCPVLVATDPAGSGCPAWVRQVGSPWLIAHSLSLQQLAETGPLGLLGLFTLLSAVVAATLTARQPLAGAVIFGMLAATITDNTLLVPSPFFAELFWVIAGTQLLSFQLPTAATGGVAAIVLTLLSLPLLGAAVMSRSPQLSATQLRLSFFSGPTTLPTTAPAQYTVYAKFDVPPGSYRASLNSCAGGPPVCTALVTLPFQASSQGSELLTFTTHLPATPQQQLELRLLPGASSFWLQPLAVHTWAVSP; encoded by the coding sequence GTGGTGGCTCCGCTGGTAGCGCTCGGTCTCCCCGCTCTGAGGCAACTTCCCAGGCCGATCCTGCTGATCCTGGGACTGTATGCCCTGAGCCAGCAACTTCCGGCCCTGCTGTCACCAGAACCACTTGTCGCCAGTCTGCTGACACTGGGGCGAACACTGCTGATGCTAGGCCTCATCGGGGTCGGTGTGCTGCTGCGGAGCAGTGAGCGTCTGCGTCCGGTCGCCATCGGCCTGGGCCTTATCTATATCACTGCCATCATCTACAGTGCAGCGGGCGGCGCAGATCTGCTGATCAGCCGCCTTGGACACCCGTACATGACCGCGATTGCCCTGGGGCTTGCAGGGGCATATGGCGTCTGGGTCGCCCTGTTCGCCGGCGGCTCTGTGTGGTGGCGTCTACCACTGGCTGTCACCGGGCTGGGTGTGATGTTGCTGTCCGGCAGCCGTGGACCGCTGGTCGCCATGCTGGTCGGAGCCGTGGCAGGCTCTGTAATCCGCCGGGGCCGCCGGGTGGTAATTGGGCTCCTCCTCGGAAGCGCACTACTGGTCGGAGGCGTGCTGGCTGGAGAGCGGCTGGGGCTGGACGCGGTGACCCGGCTGGACAGCACCGACACCACCGGAAGAGACGTGGTCTGGTACAACACCCTGACAATGATCCGCGCCTATCCGTGGGCTGGTGTCGGCAGTTATCGACTCGGCAAGTATCTGGGCGGGCCTGATGAGCGGTGCCCCGTTCTGGTCGCGACCGATCCCGCCGGGAGTGGGTGTCCGGCATGGGTCAGGCAGGTCGGGAGTCCCTGGCTCATTGCACACAGCCTCAGCCTGCAACAGCTGGCCGAAACAGGACCGCTGGGCCTGCTGGGGCTGTTCACCCTGCTGTCGGCAGTGGTAGCAGCGACCCTGACAGCCCGCCAACCCCTGGCAGGCGCGGTTATTTTCGGCATGTTGGCCGCTACCATCACCGACAACACACTGCTGGTGCCCAGTCCATTTTTTGCTGAGCTGTTCTGGGTGATCGCAGGAACACAGCTCCTTTCCTTTCAACTGCCCACGGCAGCCACAGGGGGAGTTGCAGCCATCGTTCTGACCCTCCTGTCACTCCCCCTTCTGGGCGCGGCGGTCATGAGCAGATCTCCGCAGCTTTCCGCTACCCAACTTAGGCTTTCTTTTTTCAGTGGTCCAACCACTTTGCCCACCACTGCTCCAGCGCAGTACACCGTGTACGCGAAGTTCGACGTTCCGCCCGGCAGCTACCGCGCCTCGCTCAACAGTTGTGCAGGTGGTCCGCCCGTCTGCACAGCCCTGGTGACTCTGCCGTTTCAAGCGAGTTCTCAGGGATCGGAACTGTTGACCTTCACAACTCACTTACCTGCCACCCCACAGCAACAGCTGGAGCTACGGCTGCTGCCAGGCGCATCGTCGTTCTGGCTGCAGCCTCTGGCAGTCCACACATGGGCGGTCAGTCCGTGA
- a CDS encoding YdeI family protein → MAVPPSHLPVVGAKNRAEWRAWLAANHDTQGGVVLVYFKLGSGKPSVTYPDAVREALCFGWIDTTRYALDAERYQQVFVPRRVGSVWSRLNKTYIAELESAGLMTSAGRAKIEAAQQDGSWSRLDAGESLEVPPDLQTALLANAEAAQHFAGFPASIRKYILHWIAEAKRPETRQQRIAQTVEQAAQNIRARGERRVR, encoded by the coding sequence ATGGCTGTTCCACCTTCACATCTGCCTGTAGTGGGCGCGAAAAACCGGGCAGAGTGGCGGGCGTGGCTGGCGGCAAATCATGACACTCAGGGTGGTGTGGTGCTGGTGTATTTCAAGCTGGGGAGCGGCAAGCCCAGCGTTACTTATCCGGATGCTGTGCGAGAAGCGCTGTGTTTTGGCTGGATCGATACCACCCGCTATGCCCTGGACGCCGAGCGCTATCAGCAGGTCTTCGTGCCGCGGCGGGTAGGAAGTGTGTGGTCGCGGCTGAACAAGACCTATATTGCCGAACTTGAAAGTGCGGGGCTGATGACGTCAGCAGGCCGCGCCAAAATTGAGGCGGCACAGCAGGACGGATCGTGGTCGCGGCTGGATGCAGGCGAATCGCTGGAAGTGCCGCCCGATCTGCAAACAGCTCTACTGGCCAATGCCGAAGCGGCACAGCATTTCGCGGGTTTTCCGGCGTCGATCCGGAAATACATCCTCCACTGGATCGCTGAGGCTAAACGGCCCGAGACCAGACAACAGCGCATCGCTCAGACCGTCGAGCAGGCTGCACAGAACATCCGGGCAAGGGGAGAGCGGCGAGTTCGCTGA
- a CDS encoding lyase family protein, which translates to MNWHPVYLSAVLEPDYAYARARLLPQFLDALTAHALGRLRVGTRHAQEAVHGIRALQYFQPPPYNAGMEDLFFLLDRELAAASPLGAGALRTALSRNDLDMTVYRLSARESLLRAAQELSDLRRTLLTLADAESTTLMVAYSHHQPAQPITLGHYLAAVENGLSRDSARLHAAMNRLNLSPLGAVALSGSSHPLDRDYTARLLAFDGPIENTYDAVSTGDWQLELAGTVSTCAVTLSRMLYDLLNWASQGLLSLADGLVQGSSVMPQKRNPVALEHARTRLSKVLGYAQAVVYCNHNTPFGDINDPGTDVQEPLHLLWQDFSQGVRLLNVSLANLRIERDLWKTQAEHSDVTLTELADTLARQSGDFRAAHDSAQKLLASLRAQGRELQSATDDDLKALGIEVPAGTVQDALNPRTFIQRRTTLGGPAPAPMHVYFSQATARLEHDTQAEKTWEERFAASRAMLRGDSIP; encoded by the coding sequence TTGAACTGGCATCCAGTGTATCTGAGCGCTGTGCTGGAACCGGATTATGCCTACGCCCGTGCACGGCTGCTTCCTCAGTTCCTCGATGCCCTGACCGCCCATGCCCTCGGGCGGCTGCGAGTCGGCACGCGGCATGCTCAGGAGGCTGTCCATGGCATCCGTGCCCTGCAATACTTCCAGCCGCCCCCCTACAACGCCGGGATGGAAGACCTGTTCTTCCTGCTCGACCGCGAACTGGCCGCCGCGTCTCCGCTGGGGGCAGGTGCGCTGAGAACCGCGCTATCTCGCAATGATCTCGATATGACGGTTTACCGCTTGTCGGCCCGCGAGTCGCTGCTCCGTGCGGCGCAGGAACTGAGCGACCTGCGCCGCACACTGCTGACGCTGGCAGACGCCGAGAGCACCACCCTCATGGTTGCCTACAGCCACCACCAGCCAGCCCAGCCGATCACGCTGGGACATTATCTGGCCGCCGTCGAGAACGGTCTATCTCGCGACAGTGCCCGCCTGCACGCCGCCATGAACCGCCTGAATCTCAGTCCGCTGGGGGCGGTGGCACTGTCTGGCAGCAGTCATCCGCTCGACCGTGACTACACGGCAAGGCTGCTGGCGTTCGACGGGCCTATCGAAAACACCTATGACGCCGTTTCGACCGGTGACTGGCAGCTGGAACTCGCGGGCACGGTCAGCACCTGCGCCGTGACGCTGTCGCGCATGCTGTACGACCTGCTGAACTGGGCCTCACAGGGGCTGCTCAGCCTGGCCGATGGACTGGTGCAGGGATCGAGCGTGATGCCGCAGAAGCGCAATCCGGTGGCGCTGGAGCATGCCCGCACACGGCTGAGCAAAGTCCTGGGCTACGCGCAGGCGGTGGTCTACTGTAACCACAACACGCCTTTCGGGGACATCAACGATCCCGGTACGGACGTACAGGAGCCGCTGCATCTGTTATGGCAGGACTTTTCACAGGGGGTACGCCTGCTGAACGTATCGCTGGCGAACCTGCGAATCGAACGCGACCTGTGGAAAACGCAGGCCGAGCACAGCGACGTGACGCTGACCGAACTGGCCGACACACTGGCGCGGCAGAGCGGCGACTTCCGAGCCGCACACGACAGCGCCCAGAAGCTGCTGGCATCCCTGCGGGCCCAGGGCAGAGAGCTTCAGAGTGCCACCGACGACGATCTGAAGGCTCTTGGAATCGAGGTACCCGCCGGTACAGTGCAGGACGCGCTGAATCCACGCACCTTCATTCAGCGCCGGACTACGCTCGGTGGCCCTGCGCCCGCCCCGATGCACGTCTATTTCTCACAGGCGACAGCGCGGCTGGAGCACGATACCCAGGCAGAAAAAACGTGGGAAGAACGCTTCGCGGCGTCACGGGCCATGCTGCGCGGCGACTCCATTCCCTGA
- a CDS encoding extracellular solute-binding protein, translated as MSATGFAGSPLKKLLALSAVLGMTSALAAPVTITYWQYDYASKVTEMNALIKKFEAANPDITVKQENFPYDAYNQKVATSVPAGQGPDVVNMYYGWLPQYIDSGYLQPLPAKDFPTSQIDATFAPMVRISKANGKYYALPTAVRTLAVFYNKDLFRAAGITQPPHTWDHFIADAQKIVKGTAPRYTTLGFGIQPDAQDYHVVREVLLRQFGGQPYTKDGKTVTYASDAGVKAMTFYTDMMTKQKLGIPNFFPGNNSYRDAFIAGKVGMIIDGSFAVGTISTAAKFNWGVTPLPVLKQGGMRANFGSFWVNGITKNATGDKLNASIKFLKFLTSEDTQRDWLKNVGEIPASRKLSGDAALRSDPVFGPFVYSLPFAYSTVFVDEAGQRKAWVDAINTVLLQGGDPAAAIKQAASNEQKILDGFYKK; from the coding sequence ATGTCAGCAACTGGTTTTGCAGGAAGCCCTCTGAAGAAGCTGCTCGCCCTGAGCGCTGTGCTGGGCATGACTTCGGCGCTTGCCGCCCCCGTGACCATCACTTACTGGCAGTATGACTACGCCAGTAAAGTGACCGAGATGAACGCTCTCATCAAGAAGTTCGAAGCTGCCAACCCTGATATCACGGTCAAGCAGGAGAACTTTCCCTACGACGCCTATAACCAGAAGGTCGCCACCAGTGTTCCGGCGGGACAGGGGCCTGACGTGGTGAACATGTATTACGGCTGGCTGCCGCAGTACATCGACAGCGGCTATCTGCAACCGCTGCCCGCCAAAGATTTCCCGACCTCACAGATCGACGCCACGTTCGCGCCGATGGTCAGGATCAGCAAGGCAAACGGCAAGTATTACGCGCTGCCCACCGCCGTCCGTACGCTGGCGGTGTTCTATAACAAGGACCTGTTCCGGGCCGCAGGGATCACCCAGCCGCCCCACACCTGGGATCACTTCATCGCAGACGCCCAGAAGATCGTGAAGGGCACGGCTCCCCGCTACACCACGCTGGGCTTCGGCATTCAGCCGGACGCGCAGGATTACCACGTGGTCCGAGAGGTGCTGCTGCGTCAGTTCGGCGGCCAGCCGTATACCAAGGACGGCAAGACCGTGACGTATGCCAGCGACGCGGGCGTCAAGGCCATGACCTTCTACACCGACATGATGACGAAGCAGAAACTGGGCATTCCCAACTTCTTCCCCGGCAACAACAGCTACCGCGACGCCTTCATCGCGGGCAAGGTCGGCATGATCATCGACGGCAGCTTTGCCGTGGGCACCATCAGCACCGCTGCCAAGTTCAACTGGGGCGTCACGCCGCTGCCGGTGTTGAAGCAGGGCGGCATGCGTGCCAACTTCGGCTCGTTCTGGGTCAACGGCATCACCAAGAATGCGACCGGCGACAAGCTGAATGCCAGCATCAAGTTTTTGAAATTTCTGACCAGCGAAGACACTCAGCGCGACTGGCTGAAGAACGTGGGTGAGATTCCTGCCAGCCGCAAGCTCTCGGGCGACGCGGCCCTGAGAAGTGACCCGGTATTCGGACCCTTCGTGTACAGCCTGCCGTTCGCCTATAGCACGGTCTTCGTCGATGAGGCCGGGCAGCGGAAGGCCTGGGTGGACGCCATCAACACCGTGCTTCTTCAGGGCGGCGACCCGGCAGCGGCCATCAAACAGGCTGCCTCCAACGAGCAGAAGATTCTGGACGGGTTCTACAAGAAGTGA
- a CDS encoding carbohydrate ABC transporter permease: MPRRSLSIRQRQTLTAYTFLAIPLLFFLIVRFAPTISAFRLSLFKYSILKDTSPFIGLDNYTRLAQDENFHKALVNTALYTVIGVPAQIVLGLAVALLLGRARLFQGLLRALYFLPYITPVVAAAWVWQWLFSPQFGPVNTLLIWLHLPPQNFLTSPSQALPTTAALVVWQNLGFQVVLFLAGLAAIPRSLYEAAELDGASGWRLFTGITLPLLNPTIVFSIVTGTIAYLQLFTQIVNLNFTDQGGPLGSTLSVAVYIYQMAFGRYEMGYAAALTVVLFVIILIITLFQLRFLTRRIEY, from the coding sequence ATGCCGCGCCGATCTCTCAGCATCCGGCAGCGGCAGACCCTGACGGCCTATACCTTTTTGGCCATTCCGCTGCTGTTCTTTCTGATCGTGCGCTTTGCTCCCACCATCAGCGCCTTCCGGCTGAGCCTCTTCAAATACAGCATCCTGAAGGATACCTCCCCGTTCATCGGGCTGGACAACTACACCCGTCTGGCCCAGGACGAAAATTTCCACAAGGCTCTGGTAAATACCGCGCTGTATACCGTGATCGGCGTTCCAGCGCAGATCGTGCTGGGGCTGGCGGTGGCCCTGCTGCTGGGTCGGGCGCGACTGTTTCAGGGGCTGTTGCGGGCGCTGTATTTCCTGCCGTACATCACGCCCGTGGTGGCGGCAGCGTGGGTGTGGCAGTGGCTGTTCAGCCCCCAGTTCGGCCCGGTCAATACGCTGCTGATCTGGCTGCACCTCCCGCCACAGAACTTTCTGACCTCGCCGTCTCAGGCACTCCCGACGACGGCAGCGCTGGTCGTCTGGCAGAATCTGGGCTTTCAGGTCGTGCTGTTCCTGGCAGGGCTGGCCGCCATTCCGCGCAGTCTGTACGAAGCTGCCGAACTCGACGGTGCGAGCGGTTGGCGGCTGTTTACCGGCATCACCCTGCCACTGCTCAACCCCACCATCGTCTTCAGCATCGTGACGGGCACGATTGCGTATCTCCAGCTCTTCACCCAGATCGTGAATCTGAATTTCACCGATCAGGGCGGGCCGCTGGGCAGCACGCTCTCGGTGGCGGTCTACATCTATCAGATGGCCTTCGGGCGCTACGAAATGGGCTACGCGGCGGCCCTGACGGTGGTACTGTTCGTCATCATATTGATCATCACGCTGTTTCAGCTCCGCTTTCTCACCCGCAGGATCGAGTACTGA
- a CDS encoding carbohydrate ABC transporter permease, with translation MTSLPTTRPAPRSAAVKVLLYVALFAGAALTLFPFAWMLLTSLKPFAELFTLGFFPQAPSTDNYAQVLQKTEYLRWFLNSLLVAGLSTLSVLFFDSLAGYTLAKFDFPGKNLIFILILATLMIPTEMLILPWYVSVVHLHLSLNTPGAYLSIMFPGLMSAFGVFLMRQFFESLPNDLLEAARIDGMGEFTIFRRVALPLVRPALASLAIFTFLGNYNSFLWPLVVIQKPEFRTLPVGVALFSGEAGTQWGLIMAASSLAVIPVLIVFAVFQKQIIEGIVLTGMKG, from the coding sequence ATGACCTCGCTTCCGACCACCCGCCCCGCCCCACGGTCTGCTGCCGTGAAGGTGCTGCTGTACGTGGCACTGTTCGCGGGGGCAGCCCTGACGCTGTTTCCTTTTGCCTGGATGCTGTTGACCAGTCTCAAGCCCTTTGCAGAGCTGTTCACGCTCGGATTTTTTCCGCAGGCTCCAAGCACCGACAACTACGCGCAGGTACTCCAGAAGACCGAGTATCTGCGCTGGTTCCTGAACTCGCTGCTGGTGGCAGGCCTGAGCACACTTTCGGTGTTGTTCTTCGATTCACTGGCAGGCTATACCCTCGCCAAATTCGACTTTCCCGGCAAGAATCTGATCTTCATCCTGATTCTCGCCACCCTGATGATTCCCACCGAGATGCTGATCCTTCCGTGGTATGTCAGCGTGGTGCACCTGCACCTGAGCCTCAACACGCCGGGCGCGTATCTGAGCATCATGTTTCCCGGCCTGATGAGTGCCTTCGGGGTCTTTCTGATGCGGCAGTTCTTCGAGTCGCTGCCCAACGATCTGCTGGAAGCCGCACGTATCGACGGTATGGGCGAGTTCACCATTTTCCGGCGGGTCGCGCTGCCGCTGGTGCGCCCGGCACTCGCCAGCCTCGCCATCTTTACCTTTCTGGGCAACTACAACTCGTTTCTGTGGCCGCTGGTCGTCATCCAGAAGCCGGAGTTCCGCACGCTGCCGGTGGGAGTGGCCCTGTTCAGCGGCGAGGCGGGAACCCAGTGGGGGCTGATCATGGCGGCGAGCAGTCTGGCGGTCATCCCCGTGCTGATCGTCTTCGCGGTGTTCCAGAAACAGATTATCGAGGGGATCGTGCTGACAGGGATGAAGGGCTGA
- a CDS encoding zinc-binding dehydrogenase — MTSPAESFAQPTDDQTAAVPTMAAAIMQGAHHIEYGRIVKPTVLPGHVLIRVQANSVCGSDLHYWHEGRIGSAVVATAFTPGHEFAGVIAEGSGEPFGLPDGTLVAVDPAQPCGHCYWCHQGKHHLCPNMTFVGAPPVPGAMAEFIAVPFSSIHQVPAGFTATQAALLEPLGVAMHALDLAKMRPGTHLAILGAGTIGLYVLMLAQISGALSTAVIEPLAYRRQKALDLGATQVFEDVASYQASVRDTPERGADVVIEATTSPLGPRHATEVVRIGGKVVLVGIPDGDEFSLTGSLVRRKGLTIKLSRRMGNIYPRATEFVRSGRIDVNAIVTHTLPLSQVRQAFEMLADYQDNAIKVVLEP, encoded by the coding sequence GTGACCAGTCCAGCCGAATCCTTTGCCCAGCCGACCGATGACCAGACTGCTGCCGTGCCCACGATGGCGGCGGCGATCATGCAGGGAGCGCACCATATCGAATACGGACGGATCGTCAAGCCGACGGTTCTGCCGGGCCACGTGCTGATCCGGGTGCAGGCCAACAGCGTCTGCGGCTCCGACCTGCATTACTGGCATGAGGGCCGGATTGGTTCTGCCGTCGTCGCCACGGCCTTTACCCCAGGCCACGAATTTGCAGGCGTGATTGCGGAAGGCAGCGGCGAGCCGTTCGGGCTGCCAGACGGCACGCTGGTCGCGGTCGATCCGGCCCAGCCGTGCGGTCACTGTTACTGGTGCCATCAGGGCAAGCATCATCTGTGCCCCAACATGACCTTCGTGGGTGCGCCTCCTGTGCCCGGTGCGATGGCCGAGTTCATCGCGGTGCCGTTCTCCAGCATTCATCAGGTGCCGGCGGGTTTCACGGCGACTCAGGCGGCTCTGCTTGAACCGCTGGGCGTAGCGATGCATGCGCTGGATCTCGCGAAGATGAGGCCTGGAACGCATCTGGCGATTCTGGGGGCGGGCACCATCGGGCTGTATGTGCTGATGCTGGCGCAGATCAGCGGAGCATTGAGCACGGCGGTGATCGAGCCGCTGGCCTACCGCCGTCAGAAAGCGCTGGACCTGGGAGCAACACAGGTCTTTGAAGATGTGGCGAGTTATCAGGCGTCTGTGCGAGACACTCCTGAGCGGGGAGCCGACGTGGTGATCGAGGCGACGACCAGTCCGCTGGGACCGCGCCACGCCACCGAGGTGGTGCGTATTGGAGGCAAGGTGGTGCTGGTGGGCATTCCCGACGGCGATGAATTCTCGTTGACCGGCTCACTGGTACGCCGCAAGGGACTGACCATCAAGCTCTCGCGCCGGATGGGCAACATCTACCCACGCGCCACCGAGTTCGTGCGGAGCGGCCGGATTGATGTCAACGCCATCGTGACCCATACTCTGCCGCTGTCACAGGTCCGGCAGGCGTTCGAGATGCTGGCGGATTATCAGGACAACGCCATCAAAGTGGTGCTGGAACCCTGA
- the nagZ gene encoding beta-N-acetylhexosaminidase, translating into MPIHAGQLLMVDLPSPVLDADSAQYLKEHQIGAVCLFGKNVQDEQQLRTLCRDLRAVLGEHALIAIDHEGGAIVRMNFWPVPPSAMSLGAAADVQLTRSVHAANARQLRSVGINWNFAPDMDVNVESANPVIGVRAFGEGVELVTRQALAASEGLESGSVAACVKHFPGHGDTHLDSHLALPRVDKSLSELEATEFAPFRAAAAAQVAAFMTAHIIYPALDPQHPATLSRAVLTGLLREDWQYEGVIITDSMGMRAIDDNYGRGPAAVQALAAGADMVMALGRREVQLATLESVSEALADGTLEAGQMSRSLERLHLLAQRFPAITSPDARLDTDTALYSEAWTRGLCAVRGAVPPPSGQPITVIAPREEARLNVSEAGLPARDLARRMQDHFEVELIEYDDPAHLDWPTLSADLKAAGRLSVLATTGRHRQPALRAAQPDLHLCLYNAYSVLDVDAPALVSFGAAPAALDAVMAWLRGEVQAGGTLPFTLA; encoded by the coding sequence ATGCCAATTCATGCAGGTCAACTTCTGATGGTCGATCTTCCCAGCCCGGTTCTCGACGCCGACAGTGCCCAGTATCTGAAAGAGCATCAGATCGGCGCGGTGTGCCTGTTCGGCAAGAACGTGCAGGACGAACAGCAGCTCCGGACGCTGTGCCGCGATTTGCGGGCCGTGCTGGGAGAACATGCCCTGATCGCCATCGACCACGAGGGCGGGGCCATCGTTCGTATGAATTTCTGGCCGGTGCCGCCCAGTGCCATGAGTCTGGGAGCCGCCGCCGACGTGCAGCTGACCCGCAGCGTCCACGCCGCCAACGCCCGGCAGCTGCGTTCGGTGGGCATCAACTGGAATTTTGCGCCGGATATGGATGTCAATGTCGAGAGCGCCAACCCGGTGATCGGCGTGCGGGCCTTTGGCGAGGGTGTGGAACTGGTGACGCGCCAGGCGCTCGCCGCCAGCGAAGGGCTGGAGAGCGGGTCGGTGGCCGCCTGCGTGAAGCACTTTCCCGGTCACGGCGACACGCACCTCGACAGCCATCTGGCCTTACCTCGCGTCGACAAGTCGCTGAGCGAACTGGAGGCCACCGAGTTCGCGCCGTTCCGCGCTGCCGCTGCCGCCCAGGTGGCTGCCTTCATGACCGCTCACATCATCTATCCGGCGCTCGATCCACAGCATCCCGCCACGCTCAGCCGCGCCGTGCTGACCGGACTGCTGCGCGAAGACTGGCAGTACGAGGGCGTCATCATCACCGACAGCATGGGCATGCGGGCCATCGACGACAACTATGGACGCGGTCCCGCAGCGGTGCAGGCGCTGGCCGCCGGAGCCGATATGGTGATGGCGCTGGGTCGCCGCGAGGTTCAGCTCGCCACCCTCGAAAGCGTCTCGGAGGCGCTGGCAGACGGTACGCTGGAAGCAGGGCAGATGTCGCGCAGTCTGGAGCGTCTGCATCTGCTGGCGCAGCGTTTTCCGGCGATCACGTCCCCCGATGCCCGGCTGGACACCGACACCGCACTGTACTCCGAGGCCTGGACACGCGGCCTGTGTGCTGTGCGCGGCGCAGTGCCCCCGCCCTCAGGCCAACCGATCACGGTGATCGCGCCGCGTGAAGAGGCCCGCCTGAACGTGAGCGAGGCTGGTCTGCCCGCCCGTGACCTCGCTCGCCGGATGCAGGATCACTTCGAGGTCGAGCTGATCGAATATGACGACCCGGCCCACCTCGACTGGCCCACTCTGAGTGCCGACCTGAAGGCGGCGGGTCGCCTGAGCGTGCTGGCGACCACCGGGCGGCACCGCCAGCCTGCCCTGAGGGCTGCACAGCCTGACCTCCACCTGTGCCTCTACAACGCCTACAGCGTGCTGGACGTGGATGCGCCCGCGCTGGTCAGCTTTGGCGCGGCCCCGGCAGCGCTGGACGCGGTGATGGCCTGGCTGCGCGGCGAGGTGCAGGCGGGCGGCACCCTCCCCTTCACCCTCGCATAA
- a CDS encoding sugar ABC transporter substrate-binding protein has protein sequence MKKFVMTALLLSASAAHAQKVVEFWTISLAPLFNDEMNRVATAFEKANPGVTVKWVDVPQSAIEQKLLAAVAAGRPPAVVNLSSDQAVKLYQQGALESMDLGAGSKTYFAKALGTFTFGNKVYGVPWYWAPKVVAYNTDIFKKAGLDPANPPRTIQTLMAAAKQIKDKTGLYGFMPNINGTNFLSIFQEAGLPILSKDGGQAVFNSDKHVALLQQYVDLYKKGYIPEDTMRRGFTAATELYSAGKLAMLITGPQFILRVANDNKAVYDVTRVAPYPINIAGNVIHTPLMGMSIPKGAADKALSQKLATFITNDLNQLAFSKVTKTTFPSTVHSSTDAFFKTGGQNAIDQGRLVSSVELSKARDLTVVVPDSSRLFKVFKDNIEAAMAGQKTSKEALDDIVKAWNASL, from the coding sequence ATGAAAAAGTTTGTCATGACCGCTCTGCTACTGTCTGCCAGTGCCGCCCACGCCCAGAAGGTCGTGGAGTTCTGGACCATCAGCCTCGCGCCGCTGTTCAACGATGAGATGAACCGCGTAGCAACCGCCTTCGAGAAGGCCAATCCCGGCGTGACCGTGAAATGGGTGGACGTGCCCCAGTCGGCCATCGAGCAGAAGCTGCTGGCCGCCGTCGCCGCTGGCCGCCCGCCCGCCGTGGTGAACCTGTCGAGCGATCAGGCCGTGAAGCTGTACCAGCAGGGTGCGCTGGAAAGCATGGATCTGGGCGCGGGCAGCAAGACCTACTTCGCCAAGGCGCTGGGGACCTTCACCTTCGGGAACAAGGTATATGGCGTGCCGTGGTACTGGGCACCCAAGGTCGTGGCGTACAACACCGACATCTTCAAGAAGGCGGGCCTCGATCCGGCCAACCCGCCGCGCACCATCCAGACGCTCATGGCCGCCGCCAAACAGATCAAGGACAAGACCGGGCTGTACGGCTTCATGCCCAACATCAACGGCACCAATTTCCTGAGTATCTTTCAGGAAGCGGGGCTGCCGATCCTGAGTAAAGACGGCGGCCAGGCGGTCTTCAACAGCGATAAGCATGTGGCGCTGCTTCAGCAGTACGTGGATCTGTACAAGAAGGGGTACATTCCCGAAGACACCATGCGCCGGGGCTTTACCGCCGCCACCGAGCTGTACAGCGCCGGAAAGCTCGCCATGCTGATCACCGGGCCGCAGTTCATTCTGCGGGTCGCCAACGACAACAAGGCGGTGTACGACGTGACCCGCGTGGCTCCGTACCCCATCAACATCGCCGGGAACGTCATTCACACCCCGCTGATGGGCATGAGCATCCCCAAGGGCGCGGCAGACAAGGCGCTGAGCCAGAAACTCGCCACCTTCATCACGAACGACCTGAACCAGCTTGCCTTCAGCAAGGTCACCAAGACGACCTTTCCCAGCACCGTCCATTCCAGCACCGACGCCTTCTTCAAGACAGGTGGACAGAACGCCATCGATCAGGGCCGACTCGTCAGCAGCGTGGAACTCAGCAAGGCCCGCGACCTGACGGTGGTGGTGCCGGATTCCAGCCGCCTGTTCAAGGTCTTCAAGGATAACATCGAGGCCGCGATGGCCGGGCAGAAGACCAGCAAGGAAGCGCTCGACGATATCGTGAAGGCCTGGAACGCCAGCCTGTAA